The genomic region GAATCAACGGCAGGTCTTTGCGGAGCATCTGGACCTGATGGAAAACGTGCCATTCCAGCCAGCCGCCGTTGACGAACGCGCGGGCCTCTTCGTCGGGAAAAACGATGCGCTCTTTCTCCAGGCGGAGTGCATCCACCTGTTCAAAGCCTTCCAATAACTCTTGCAGGGCCGGCCACCTGCGATGGCCGGGCGTCAATATGGGCGAGACCAGGGTGTCTCCGGCCGAGGCGGCGTACCAATTGAGCGTCCGGATGGCTTGTCCATAGTGTTCGATATTCCGGATGAGATGGTCGGCCAGCGCACGCCGGGCCGGCGGCACCTGAACCCCGCCCCGCGCCTCGATCTCGGCGCCGTAGGCCAGGAGGAAATGGGGCAACTTGATCCGGTCGGCCAATTGGTGCTTGGGGAAATCGTGGGGGTAAAGCCAGAACAGTTCGTCGGTATGGGGGTGGACGTAGAAAATGGGCCGCTCGTACGCCCGGAAAACCTCGACGGCGGCGATGCTCATCGGCTTGGTGCCGCCGGTGGCGTTGAGGACCGGGGCCTGCTCGGCATGCTCGAGCAATTCCAAGAACCGATCGAGCAAATGTTTCACGTCCCAGGCATCGGCCACCGGCCATTCCTCGACCGCCACGCCGGCCCCTTCCTTCAATACCCGCGTGAGACGGTGGGCTTGGGTTTGCATGTGGCCGCTGACCACCAGGGTCACTTTTTCCGGTCGGACCGCGGGGTCGAGCGCGGGGGTGATATTGGGCGTGGCCTGTTCCGACACCAGATAGACATGATGGGGGAATAGCGGCGCTTCGGACGTGCTATTCATGGATTTTACCATTCTCGAGGATTGATTCTTCTTCCAGCCATGGTATTTGCATTCTATTGTCTTACAGCCTGTTTCAAAACTCGATATACCGTACAAGCCTAGAGGGCATGACGACCCCTTAATTCCCTCTCCGTCCGGAAATGACTCAAGAAGCGTTCCTTCTCCCGCTGGCGGGAGAAGGTTAGGATGAGGGTGGATCATCCAAAGCGTGCACCGCAAAGTCACCTGCGAAGATCTCCTCGGGCTGCCGGAGAACCTGGTCGGTGAAATCCCGAGTGGTGAGTTCCACACTCATCCGCGACCGGCGCCGAAACATGCACGGGTCGAATCGGCCATCGATGGTACTTTATGGAACCCTTTCGATCATGGTGACGGAGACCCCGGCGGCTGTTGGATTCTGGTGGAACCGGAGCTTCACCTCGGTTCCGACATCCTGGTGACGGGCCTGGCCGGCTGGCGCCGGCAAAGGATGCCGACCCTGCCCGAGACCGCCTGGTTCGAGTTGGCGCCCGACTGGGTTTGCGAGGTCCTTTCTCCTGCCACCGCTCGCACCGACCGGGTGATCAAGATGCCGATCTATGCCCTGCATCAGATCCCTTTTCTCTGATTGGTCGCCCGACCTAAAATGCTGAAAATAGTTACCCTGGAAGGCAGTCATTGGCAGTCGCTTTCCGCCCTCAAAGACGACGATCCGGTCCGCCAGCCGCCGTTCGAGGCCGTCGAATTTTCCCTGGGAAATCTGTGGGTTTGAATCCCTCCCTTACCCGCCAAATGGATAGCACCGAGGTAATTGCTCCGGCAGTCGTTTAAGACGATAACGGTCATCGCCGGTGAATTTGAGCAGCAAATTCTCGATCAGCTCTTGTTCGATCCATTGGGAGAATCGTCGCCAGGCGCCTTCATCCAGGGGTTCGAATCCGTGGGCCAGAATGGATTGATTGCGCGCCATGAGTTGATTGAGCAAGGTTTCCCGGTTCCTTTCCCACCATTCGGGCAACCCCCCACCGATATGGTGGGCCGCCAAATCCCAGGCATTGAACAGTCCCGCTTGATATTGGCCGGTCCGGTGGTTGAAGGAAAGGGTGATATCCGACGGGATTTTGTCCTTGGGCACATCGGCGGTATGAATATCCGCCTGCTCCCGAAGCAGCCATTGGGCGCTCCACTCAGCCAGGCGGTAGAGGCGGGCCACGGCATCGTCATGGCGGCCTTGATCCGCGCGGCGCTGGGCGTTACGCCATAAATCGAACAGCCGAAGCGGTTCCCGGGCCGGCACATCCCGGTTGAGCAAATCCAGATGGTTGAGCAGCGGACCGAGGGTAGGACCCAAAAGGCGCCGATAGCGATCGACGATCCGCTTGGCGGCGGCGTGGTCGAAACGGTCCCAGGCGGTGAACGCCCGGCTGAGATCCCTGGCGCGTTGATATTCCCCGCGCAAGCCGCTCTCCCGAGGCGGTCGTATCCGCGCCAGCATCGCTTCCGTCTCGTCGTAGGCGAACCGCGACCACGCCTCCGTGGCTTCGCGGAGGCGGCGGCGGAACCGCGTCGCCTCAACGCTGGCCGGGATCGCCTGCTCGCTGCCCGATTCCACGCTGATCAGATTGGCTCGGCTGCCGGTTACCAACTGCAGTTCCACGCCCTCGTCGTCCAGGGCCGCGGCGACCAGGGCGGCGGTCATGGTCTTGGTACCGCCGGTGTAGTCGGCCACGATACGTTCTTGATCGTGATTATGTGTTGTCAGCCAATGGCTCACCTGCCGGTAGACATCGTCGAAATCATCCGCCTGGACGCGCAATGCTTCGAATTGATCTTCCGCCAACCCGGTTTGCGCCGGAATGTTTGGAAGGCTGGGCTTGTCGTCCTCGCGGCGTGCCTTGATGATGTTGCCCTTGCCGGTGATTTGAACATAGGAGCCCTTGTTGCCGGTGGCCGGATCGTCTTCAGAACAAACGAAGCAGACGTAATCCGGTTGCAGTTCATTGACGGCTCGTACGATGGGTTGGTGCGAACCGCCGACGGTGCAGATTAGGGTGGTTGTTGTGGGTGGCATGGATGAATCCTCGGTTTTCGAGCCTTTGTCTTATTTGTTCCCTTGAAGCTTGGCTAGATCTTCTTGGCGTTCTTTTTTGCTTTTCTTGCTCCATTTCAAGTACTTGAGCGTTTCTTGGATCAGATTGGCTGCCTCCTGTCTCAATTCAGAATCTTCCCATTCCAGGGCGAATCGGAGAAGATTCACTCTTTGATTGGCGACTTCACCGTTTGGAGAGAGCTTGCCGGCAGCCTTTTCTCTCTCCAGGGTTTCGCGCAATTCGTGGATTTGTCGCGCTTCGGGTAACATTTTTTCTTCTTCGGCGGCTTTTGCCGCTTGTTTGGCCCGCAGTTCCGCCATCGCATCGATTTCCATCGCGCCATAGCCTACCGCCGTTTTGGCGCCGAATCCGAGCCAATCGAAAGCGTGCTGGAAGGCCGATTCAAGCAGATTCTTCCAGCGATCGTTCCTGGCCAGATCCGGGGCTAGTTGTTGCAGCCGATTGCGGTCGCAATGAACGTGGAAGGAGAAATTCGATTTCGGCGGCACTGTGAGGAAAGTGATAGGAGTGGGTTGGCCAGAGTCGTGCGGAGATTGCCCGTCTTGATAATAATGCTTTTGATGCGGGGTCATGATTTCCACCGTGAGCTGGCCACCCTTTATCTTGGGAATCACATCCCAAAAAGAAAGCACACCGCGGCAATGATCTTGTTCCCCTTCTTCGTTCTCTCGGCCAAACAAGGCTTCAATGGCGTTCTCGTTCCAACCATAGTTATCATCCCATGACACATCTTCAACGAGTCCCGCGAGCTCGCGTGCCGCCTGGCGCAGTACCCCCTTGACTCCACTGCCAGGAAGATAGGGCAGGCCGTAGGGCCAGAGAAAAGCAAAACCGTTCTCCAGGGGATGTTCGTTTCCCAGACCCGTGCTGAAAGGGGCGATGGATTTCGCTGCAACAGTCAACAGGTCCGATGACTCAAAAGTCATAGCCATCGCCATTTGACGGTCAATCAAAGCGGCTTGGGTTTGTTGATCTGTGGGTGTGAGTTCACAAATATTCCGCCATGCCTTTGAGGCCGCGTACTCGTTTTTTTTCCACCGGCCGGGTAACGGATTGCGATCACGCTGGCGCAACCAATCGATGGTTGCGTCCATACCGTTAGCATCGAGATATTGCTGAATCTCTCGCCCTTCCCGGCTTTTTTTATCGGCTCGGTTTTTGACTTCTCGCTCTTGATCCTGACGGTCCGTCCATATGGGCAAAAAGATGCCAAACCGCATCCCCGGCGAGGCAGTGCTGAAATCTTTTCCCAGATAATTCGGTACGGCGGCAACCGGCATAATCAGGTCTCCTCTCCCATTCGAGCGCTGGCGAGCTGACGCAACCAGCGCAGCCAGGCGAAGGACTCGGCGGTGATGGCTTGGAAGGTCGGTGCATCCTGCTCCATCAGTGTTTGCATGAATTCCTCGAAATCCTTGGGAACTCCATAACGGCCATGCAACCATGCACGCAGTTGGCTCCCCAGGGTTTCGTGCCGTCCCCCTTTCTGATGAAGGAATGCCATCACTTGCATCAAACCGCTATTCATGATCAGTGCAGGCAGCCCCTTGGCATCATTCACATAGTCCTTGTCGTGCTTGATGATTCCTTCTTGCGCACATTGCCAAGCATCTTTGGCGCGCTGCTGCTCCAAGGTCAACTTGCTCATTTTCAACCCTCCACCACTTTAGCGATGACCAACCCCCGGCCGGTGGTTGCATCGCCGCCGATTTGCAGAGTTTTGCCGTTGATGACGGTCTTGATCTTCATCAGAACGCCGGCAGCATCTTCCCAATCTCCTTTGTCTTCCTGTTTCCTTCCGGTGCGGGTTTGACTGGCCAGAAGCGGGGCGACGAGCAGGGATTCCGGAGGCAGGTTTTCGGTGTAGAACAGGCCGCCTTTCTTGGCAGTACCGGTTATGGGGTCGATGCGCACATGGGGTTCGACCAGGGTGGCGTGTTCGGCAAAATAGGCGAAATCCGAGTCGTGGAGCACCACCAGATCCTTTTTGAGCTTTTCCCGGAAAAAAGCGTAGCCATTTGAATCAGGCAGAGCATCATTTGCGATTTTTTCCGACAATTTCGGGAGGTCCGGCGAGACTTGAACCGAATATTCGAAAGCCTCCAGATGCAATTTGTCCTTGCCGGGACCGGCAAGCAGTTCAGGATTCGCCAACACACAGCGGCCTTCTTCCGGTTGCGGAATTTCCCGATTCCAGGAGACGCCGATCAATTGCATCAACCGCCGTGCCCGCGCCAGCGCTTGGGGGCAGGTCGCATAAACGTAACCATTCTTTAGGCTGCGTACGGGAAAGGCGACGAGCTGGGCGTCTCCGAAACTGACCGCGCCGGCGTGAAGGTTGCCGTTGGCGTCGGATTCAGGCCCGAACAGGGCGTCCATCAGGGACGGATCGCCGCCGATGGCCTCGAATCCATGCCGCACCGCCCCTTTGATGCCGGAACCGGCGAAGGTGGGGTGCTGCGTATGGCGCTCTCTTTGGATGGGGTTGTCGATGATGCCCGTCGCTGTGCCCGCGCCCATGTGGACGGGACTGACGGCGTACAGAAATAATGCGGCTTGTTTTTCAAACATCAGTAAAGCTCCCTGATCTTTTCATAATCAAACTGCCCATGCGAACCGGTTGAAACCTTCCACCCGGCGGCTGCCCTCCGCCTCGTTTTCCGGCCACAGGCCGCGATCGGCAAGCCGGGTGAGGGATTCGGAAGTGGCGCTTAAGTTGTCGATCCAGTAAACGCTGCCGGCGGGCGCGGCGCGCAAGGCGGGTTTTGGCTGCCAGCGGGCGAGATCCCAGCCCGAGATGGTTTCGGCGCGCGGCACGGCGGCGGCCACCACTTGCCCGCGTACGCCGGCGAGTTCGAACTGTCCGTCGGCGGTCATGCCTGGCAGGCGCCATCCGTCGGCGAACAGGCCCGGCGTGGTGAGGACGATGCGGCAGCGTCCCGCGGACAGCAAAGTGTCCGCCGCTACCCGGGGTGGGCGGTAATCGGTTTGACGGAAGGCGGCGGCGCGGCCGTCTCCGCCCAGACGCAGCATGTCGCGTCGCGGCAATTCCGCGCCCTGGGTGCCCGCGAGAAACCCCACACCGTTTCGGAAGGCGACCGCCTGCACGCTGAACAATTTACCGTCATCGGCGCGGCGCCGGGCTGAATCGAGGCCGATTCCGATCCGCTCGTCCATTTGCCAGAGTTCACGGGTGGCCACAAGATCTTGGGCTGCCGGCAGCTCCCCGGCCAGATAGCGTTCATAGCCTGCCTGCTTGAGCCAAAACCCCGATGCCGGCTTGCTGCGCTGGTTTTCCGCCAGCACCGCCACCTTGGGCAGGGCCGCGGAACACTGAATGCCGTGACCTAGCTCATGAGGAGACAGAGGATGAATGTGAATCTCGTCCTCATCGTCCTTCGAAACCATCAGGTCGGCGGGAATAGGGTGCAGGCTTTCCTTGGTGTCGGCATATCGTCTGGCCAATAGGAAATCGGTCACCCGAAACGGTCCCGGCTGGTTCGGCGTACCCAGCTCGGGGTGTTTCTTTTTACCATCGGCAAAGGCGGCCAGATCCGTGCCGCTGCGCGCCAATAGAAGCGAGCGCAGCGCCCCGGCGGCGATCGAGGGCCACGGGGGAATCAGGGCCTCGCCGTAGCTGCCGGGATCGCCGAACAGCTTGTTACCGCGCAAATAAAGCACATCCAGCGGTTCGATGAAATGCCAGGTGTTCATGCCTCACCTCCGGTGCGGGTTTGGCGGGCCAAAAATTCGGCCACCGAAAGAAAATTGCTTAGCCAAACGAGGGGATCGTTTTTCTGGTTGGCAGCCAGCTTAGCCAATTCCGCTGTCAGGGTGGGTACATCGTGATGTTTCCATGCCGCTTCTTGTTCCGTTTGCCGTTTGAACTGATAGGACAGTAGATCGCCGAGCATGCCGGCCTCGCCCTCGGGTTCGGGCAGGTCTTTGAGCCACAACACCGTGTGATAGACCGCCCGCCGGGAGACGGCGGGATCGGCCAGAAAACCCCGTAACCTGAGTAACACCCGCAGTTGTTTCCCCCAGTCGAGGGTCAAGGTCAGCGCGCCGCCGGATCGTTTGATCACCTTGATGCACAGCGCGTCTCGCCTTCCTTCGTTTTTGGCGGTGCTTTCCGCCGCGCGCAGTTCGCGCAGAATCCGTCCCAGCGGCGCCTGGTGGTGAGCCACCACCAAACCGGCGCTGGCGGTGGCGTTTTTCCCCATCATGCGCATGAGCCGTCCGTTTAGCCCGGCGAATCCATTTTGCAGAGTCAGTCCCTTTTGAACGCCGCCTTCATGGTCGGGATCCTGGCCCGACCAGGCATAGCGCAGCCGTTGCGCCGCATTCAGCAGATCGGCCACCGGCAGCATGGCCAGCACGTCGTCACCGCCGGCGTAGAGCACTTTGCCCAGATATTCCTTTTCCACCACATGGGGCACGATGGATTGGGAAAAATCGTTCAGCGCGCCCGAGATGGCCAAATGCCGGTTGGGCGAGACGGCACGCTTCTGCCTGCCATAATCGTTTAACCGGGGATTGTTTCGCATCCTTTCCTCGAAGGGCTCGCGCACCTCAGGATGAAAGCTTTGCGCATAAGTGATGGCATGCGCATCGTCGCCGGATAGGATGCGGCCCATCCGGTCTCCGTCCATCAGCAGCAGGCCGTAGTAGGTCTCGAGGGAGAAATCACCCTTATCGTCCTGTCCTTGTTTCAGCGTTTTTCGGACCGCTTGTTTGATTTGACCCGCCTTTTCTCCGTCATCGAGCTCGCCGGCCCGCTCCAGCAGTCCGAGCAGTTTGCGCGCGTCGTCCAGGGCTGCTTTTTGTGTGTCTGATTGGCGCATCATTTTTCGAGGCAGGGCCACGCGGTCGGGCCGAAGGTCTTTGACCCATTTGGAGAAGTCATCCGTGGTGAGTCCGCCATGTTTCAGCCATTGGTCGATCTGATGGGCCAGGGCCAGGGTATGGGTGGAAACCACGAATCGGCCGAAACGTTTGTCCAGCGCCTTGCCGATTTTCTCGGCGAATATCGTCGGCCAAAGGCGTTTGATAGCCGGGAGTGCGCCCAGATGTTCGCCTTGCTTGGCCCAGGCGGGTTTTTTTTCGGCGAGATTGCTCCACAGGGTGTCCTTCTGTCGGCGGTAGGAGGTTTTCAACTGTTTCTCGTCAGTAGTGAGCCATTCGGTCTCGCCGGTGAGTGAGCAGCGCCATCCTTTCTGTTCAAGCTGTTCGAACGCGCGGACCGATTTGGCCGCCGCTAGCACCCGCTCGGACAGATCGTACACCGCCGGATAAAGCACGCCGGGGTTGGGAGCGAAAAATTCGGTGCCGTCTTCCCATTGGATTGCTTTTTGCAGCACCTGCCAGGCGGGACTTTTAAGAAAGCCACAGGGCTTGCCGGGCTCTGTGCCGAAAAAAGGAGCCATGGACTCGGACAAATGGGTTATCTCCAGGTCCGTTTGCCGTTCCTCGTTGCGTGGGCGGATCAGTGAGAAAGGCACCGCCGACCAGTGGACTTCGGGAAAGTCTTCGAGTTGTTCGCGCATCTGACGGTAGCAGGGAAGGGATTCGTGTTTTTCTTCTCCCACGGCATCCAGCAATCGATTCACCACGTCTTTGCCCAGCGCTTGCAGCCAGTGGCGCACTCTTTCCCGGCAGCGCTCCGCCAGTTCCTCAACCCTGTCGGCCGGGACCACCGCCACGAAGCGGTTGGGCAGGGCCGCGGAAAAGAGCGGGTTTGCGTCGGTGGTTCCCTTCTGCCATTCGCAGTGTTCGAACAGAGTATCGGGCAAGCCTTGCTCGCGCAGCCACAGATCCACCTGGGGAATGCCCCGAAGCCGGGGGAACAGAATCGCGTCGGGTCCGAGGTTCTTGACGATGGGTTTCATCGTTTCCCAAGCCAGTGTGGAGAGAAGGTGCGAGCCGGCCCAGAGATCCGAGGTCGAACGCGCGGCGGCGATGAAGGGCTGGACCGGTCCGATGGAAAGCGAAAGCAGGGCCGCCTCGCCTTGTTCATCGGCGTGAAAGGCGCCGGTGAAGGCACTGCTCAAATCCAAGTGATCCCAGATGGTGTGGTCGGGCACCCGGGTATCGGCGGGCAGCAGACCCCAGAGTGCCCCCAGGGATTGATGGTCCTTTTCCTCGGCCAGCAGTTCCGGGCCGAAACGCCAGAAGGCGAGGAGTGTTTTTTTGGGATCCCCTTCGACGCAGTCGGCCAGCTGTTTGAAATGGTTGAAGCTCCGCTGTTTAATCGATTCGATTGTTGTATCGTTCAATCCGCCGACTTGACGGAGATCTATGGTTTCGTTGCTCAGAGGATGGATCAGGACAGGTGACTTCGTCCACCGAACTTGACTCCAACTGTCCTTGGGCCACTGGGGGCGGTCGGCGGCGGAAGCCCACCAATCGGATTTTTTTAAAATCTTTTTTTGTTTTGCGAAGATGTCGTCGAGTTTCAAGTATTTGCGTAATTGCTTGACCGTTCCGCCTTCGTGTCCGGAGGGATCGCGCAGCAGCACCAGGGCCTTCTCCGCCGGGTCGTGGAGACGGGCGGCGAGTTTGGTTTGCCAGAACAGGGTTCGATCGCTCATACCGCGCTCCTTCGTAGTTCGTTTCTATCGTCGAGAAAACCGTAAACTCGCTGCCAAACCTGCTGAATGTCGGCTTTGTATGGGGCTGGATTGAATTCTCTTGGTGGAGAACAAGGCACATGAAAAATGACACCGTAGCATTGGCCGCTTGCGTTTTGCCGCACCTTGAATCGTAGGCTGTTGGGCAGCCGGGCGTTGCGAGGCCAGGCACGCGTTCCGTGTCTAGTGACGGGATAGGACAACCAATGCCTCGGTAACGGGGAGGAATGGGGCGGATTTTCATTTCGAAATCTAAATTGGTGGGTTCGCAGTTGGATCTTGATTTCGGCCAACTGTCTCATCATCTGCTTCCAATTATCAAAAGCCTCGGTTCGCCAAATGAGCGGGCCCCGTCCATCGCGACCGATGGCGTGGGGCCAATCGAGTTCCAAGGCGGTTTGCCAATCCTGGAGGAATGTTTCCGCCAATGAAGGAGAAAGCTCGGGCGCCCCTTCCAGCGGTTGCAGATTGAAGGAACCCCACCCGTTGCGGCTGCGTCCGCCGATGGTACCGTAGAAATGCAATAGCCCCAGGGCAGCATACAATTGCGTACTGTATTTCTCTGGAAATGCAAGCCGAAGATCAGCGTGTTCACCGTCTTGAATGACAGAATCCACATTTTTACCGAGCTTTGTTCCCCCTCGACCATCTAGGGGGCCATAGCCGAGATAGGCGTGAGGTCCAACCTTATATCCCGTTTTTTGTACTTCAGGGTGTTTTACTGTTCCTTGCTCCATCCCATTCCAGCTTTTGAGTGCCCCTTTATCCCATCGGCTCAGTCTGATCCGGACCTTGCTTTTTGAAGATAAATTCCGTTGATTGTCCGCTGCCACCCCGAATAAATTTCCCTCTGTTCGCCGCAGTTCAGTCAGCGTTGGGTTATTGCAAGTATTCCACCACACCACCCGCCACCACTGCCTGAGCAGGGACTTGAACGGCGGAGTACGCCACTGCCCGGATTGTTCGGCGTTGCCGAGAAAGGCGGGGGTGACAAATGAAACCTGGTATGTGACTGTCTTCATCATCAAGCTCAACTCCTAGTGGGATGAATATTCTTGGCTTCCGGCGTAAGCGCCAATGCAGCTGGCAAGCTTGTCTCTATCCCTCCACGCGCACCACATCCGACGCCAACGCCAGTCCGTAGCGGTGATATTTGGTGTGGGGAATTTTTTCCAGTTTCACCACCAGGTAGGGCTTGGCGCGGCGTTCCCCCAGGGCTTTCTTGATGGCATCGTTTACCTTGGTTTTACGCGGCTCGAAGTATTCCTTGGTGACGCCTTGCTTCAGCGTTTCCTCGGCTTTTTCGTATTGGGCGCTGTATTCGCCCACCAAGCGCCGGTAATAATCCAGAAGTTCTTTCTCGATATCCGTCTCGCTCCAGTGAATGCCGGGGCCATGTTGGCGGCAACGTTCGGCCAGGAGCCAGTAGAAGGCGAATTCGGCCGGTTTCAGGGAAAAAGTCTCTCCGCCGGCGGTGACGGTATGGGTAACGGGGTGGAGGCACAAGGCCAGAGGCGGCAGAGCCTTTTGCGCCTCGGCCACCACTTCGGAAAATTTGGCGCGGCCGTTCAGGAGGGTTTGGGGCAATTCTTCCCGCATCCGCACGAAGGGGATATCCGCCAGTTCCACCCG from Methylohalobius crimeensis 10Ki harbors:
- a CDS encoding CRISPR-associated protein — encoded protein: MELADIPFVRMREELPQTLLNGRAKFSEVVAEAQKALPPLALCLHPVTHTVTAGGETFSLKPAEFAFYWLLAERCRQHGPGIHWSETDIEKELLDYYRRLVGEYSAQYEKAEETLKQGVTKEYFEPRKTKVNDAIKKALGERRAKPYLVVKLEKIPHTKYHRYGLALASDVVRVEG
- a CDS encoding Card1-like endonuclease domain-containing protein, with translation MNSTSEAPLFPHHVYLVSEQATPNITPALDPAVRPEKVTLVVSGHMQTQAHRLTRVLKEGAGVAVEEWPVADAWDVKHLLDRFLELLEHAEQAPVLNATGGTKPMSIAAVEVFRAYERPIFYVHPHTDELFWLYPHDFPKHQLADRIKLPHFLLAYGAEIEARGGVQVPPARRALADHLIRNIEHYGQAIRTLNWYAASAGDTLVSPILTPGHRRWPALQELLEGFEQVDALRLEKERIVFPDEEARAFVNGGWLEWHVFHQVQMLRKDLPLIQDVAQGVRVVRSTRGGEVENELDVAFLANNRFYLMECKTRHFRVAGNHRAAGAEALYKLDTLKDLLGGLHGQGMLVSYLPLKAADHHRAAELGIRVCQGRQLQNLPHILREWIDGR
- the cmr3 gene encoding type III-B CRISPR module-associated protein Cmr3, yielding MNTWHFIEPLDVLYLRGNKLFGDPGSYGEALIPPWPSIAAGALRSLLLARSGTDLAAFADGKKKHPELGTPNQPGPFRVTDFLLARRYADTKESLHPIPADLMVSKDDEDEIHIHPLSPHELGHGIQCSAALPKVAVLAENQRSKPASGFWLKQAGYERYLAGELPAAQDLVATRELWQMDERIGIGLDSARRRADDGKLFSVQAVAFRNGVGFLAGTQGAELPRRDMLRLGGDGRAAAFRQTDYRPPRVAADTLLSAGRCRIVLTTPGLFADGWRLPGMTADGQFELAGVRGQVVAAAVPRAETISGWDLARWQPKPALRAAPAGSVYWIDNLSATSESLTRLADRGLWPENEAEGSRRVEGFNRFAWAV
- the cmr6 gene encoding type III-B CRISPR module RAMP protein Cmr6: MPVAAVPNYLGKDFSTASPGMRFGIFLPIWTDRQDQEREVKNRADKKSREGREIQQYLDANGMDATIDWLRQRDRNPLPGRWKKNEYAASKAWRNICELTPTDQQTQAALIDRQMAMAMTFESSDLLTVAAKSIAPFSTGLGNEHPLENGFAFLWPYGLPYLPGSGVKGVLRQAARELAGLVEDVSWDDNYGWNENAIEALFGRENEEGEQDHCRGVLSFWDVIPKIKGGQLTVEIMTPHQKHYYQDGQSPHDSGQPTPITFLTVPPKSNFSFHVHCDRNRLQQLAPDLARNDRWKNLLESAFQHAFDWLGFGAKTAVGYGAMEIDAMAELRAKQAAKAAEEEKMLPEARQIHELRETLEREKAAGKLSPNGEVANQRVNLLRFALEWEDSELRQEAANLIQETLKYLKWSKKSKKERQEDLAKLQGNK
- a CDS encoding TIGR02710 family CRISPR-associated CARF protein, whose translation is MPPTTTTLICTVGGSHQPIVRAVNELQPDYVCFVCSEDDPATGNKGSYVQITGKGNIIKARREDDKPSLPNIPAQTGLAEDQFEALRVQADDFDDVYRQVSHWLTTHNHDQERIVADYTGGTKTMTAALVAAALDDEGVELQLVTGSRANLISVESGSEQAIPASVEATRFRRRLREATEAWSRFAYDETEAMLARIRPPRESGLRGEYQRARDLSRAFTAWDRFDHAAAKRIVDRYRRLLGPTLGPLLNHLDLLNRDVPAREPLRLFDLWRNAQRRADQGRHDDAVARLYRLAEWSAQWLLREQADIHTADVPKDKIPSDITLSFNHRTGQYQAGLFNAWDLAAHHIGGGLPEWWERNRETLLNQLMARNQSILAHGFEPLDEGAWRRFSQWIEQELIENLLLKFTGDDRYRLKRLPEQLPRCYPFGG
- the cmr4 gene encoding type III-B CRISPR module RAMP protein Cmr4 yields the protein MFEKQAALFLYAVSPVHMGAGTATGIIDNPIQRERHTQHPTFAGSGIKGAVRHGFEAIGGDPSLMDALFGPESDANGNLHAGAVSFGDAQLVAFPVRSLKNGYVYATCPQALARARRLMQLIGVSWNREIPQPEEGRCVLANPELLAGPGKDKLHLEAFEYSVQVSPDLPKLSEKIANDALPDSNGYAFFREKLKKDLVVLHDSDFAYFAEHATLVEPHVRIDPITGTAKKGGLFYTENLPPESLLVAPLLASQTRTGRKQEDKGDWEDAAGVLMKIKTVINGKTLQIGGDATTGRGLVIAKVVEG
- the cmr5 gene encoding type III-B CRISPR module-associated protein Cmr5, which translates into the protein MSKLTLEQQRAKDAWQCAQEGIIKHDKDYVNDAKGLPALIMNSGLMQVMAFLHQKGGRHETLGSQLRAWLHGRYGVPKDFEEFMQTLMEQDAPTFQAITAESFAWLRWLRQLASARMGEET
- the cas10 gene encoding type III-B CRISPR-associated protein Cas10/Cmr2, whose translation is MSDRTLFWQTKLAARLHDPAEKALVLLRDPSGHEGGTVKQLRKYLKLDDIFAKQKKILKKSDWWASAADRPQWPKDSWSQVRWTKSPVLIHPLSNETIDLRQVGGLNDTTIESIKQRSFNHFKQLADCVEGDPKKTLLAFWRFGPELLAEEKDHQSLGALWGLLPADTRVPDHTIWDHLDLSSAFTGAFHADEQGEAALLSLSIGPVQPFIAAARSTSDLWAGSHLLSTLAWETMKPIVKNLGPDAILFPRLRGIPQVDLWLREQGLPDTLFEHCEWQKGTTDANPLFSAALPNRFVAVVPADRVEELAERCRERVRHWLQALGKDVVNRLLDAVGEEKHESLPCYRQMREQLEDFPEVHWSAVPFSLIRPRNEERQTDLEITHLSESMAPFFGTEPGKPCGFLKSPAWQVLQKAIQWEDGTEFFAPNPGVLYPAVYDLSERVLAAAKSVRAFEQLEQKGWRCSLTGETEWLTTDEKQLKTSYRRQKDTLWSNLAEKKPAWAKQGEHLGALPAIKRLWPTIFAEKIGKALDKRFGRFVVSTHTLALAHQIDQWLKHGGLTTDDFSKWVKDLRPDRVALPRKMMRQSDTQKAALDDARKLLGLLERAGELDDGEKAGQIKQAVRKTLKQGQDDKGDFSLETYYGLLLMDGDRMGRILSGDDAHAITYAQSFHPEVREPFEERMRNNPRLNDYGRQKRAVSPNRHLAISGALNDFSQSIVPHVVEKEYLGKVLYAGGDDVLAMLPVADLLNAAQRLRYAWSGQDPDHEGGVQKGLTLQNGFAGLNGRLMRMMGKNATASAGLVVAHHQAPLGRILRELRAAESTAKNEGRRDALCIKVIKRSGGALTLTLDWGKQLRVLLRLRGFLADPAVSRRAVYHTVLWLKDLPEPEGEAGMLGDLLSYQFKRQTEQEAAWKHHDVPTLTAELAKLAANQKNDPLVWLSNFLSVAEFLARQTRTGGEA
- a CDS encoding Uma2 family endonuclease, with translation MHRKVTCEDLLGLPENLVGEIPSGEFHTHPRPAPKHARVESAIDGTLWNPFDHGDGDPGGCWILVEPELHLGSDILVTGLAGWRRQRMPTLPETAWFELAPDWVCEVLSPATARTDRVIKMPIYALHQIPFL
- a CDS encoding RAMP superfamily CRISPR-associated protein, with product MMKTVTYQVSFVTPAFLGNAEQSGQWRTPPFKSLLRQWWRVVWWNTCNNPTLTELRRTEGNLFGVAADNQRNLSSKSKVRIRLSRWDKGALKSWNGMEQGTVKHPEVQKTGYKVGPHAYLGYGPLDGRGGTKLGKNVDSVIQDGEHADLRLAFPEKYSTQLYAALGLLHFYGTIGGRSRNGWGSFNLQPLEGAPELSPSLAETFLQDWQTALELDWPHAIGRDGRGPLIWRTEAFDNWKQMMRQLAEIKIQLRTHQFRFRNENPPHSSPLPRHWLSYPVTRHGTRAWPRNARLPNSLRFKVRQNASGQCYGVIFHVPCSPPREFNPAPYKADIQQVWQRVYGFLDDRNELRRSAV